The Agromyces hippuratus genome has a window encoding:
- a CDS encoding F0F1 ATP synthase subunit delta yields MGSATREALAGSKAALAELGRTDLPVAEALLAAGRVIGESAHLRTALIDTEADVAQKRALVEAVFGARIPAEAASLLVSAASRRWSSGDDFLAGIEEIGIRVAADSAPDDVDLDAELLAFERAVASDAELELALGSKLGETVAKTQIVDRLLEGKASPQTVVIVRHLVQQPRGRRIGELLRHGASVVADQRGFDIATVTSAVPLTAAQLGRLEQGLAVQAGRRVRFDTIVDPAVLGGIRVQIGDDVIDGSVASRLSSLRQKLAG; encoded by the coding sequence ATGGGTAGCGCTACGAGAGAGGCCCTGGCCGGCTCGAAGGCCGCGCTCGCGGAGCTCGGCCGAACCGACCTTCCGGTTGCCGAGGCCCTCCTCGCCGCAGGCCGAGTCATCGGCGAGTCCGCGCACCTGCGCACGGCTCTCATCGACACCGAGGCCGACGTCGCGCAGAAGCGCGCGCTCGTCGAGGCCGTGTTCGGCGCCCGCATCCCGGCCGAGGCCGCCTCGCTCCTCGTGAGCGCGGCTTCGCGCCGGTGGTCGTCGGGCGACGACTTCCTCGCCGGCATCGAGGAGATCGGCATCCGCGTCGCCGCGGACTCCGCTCCCGACGACGTCGATCTCGATGCCGAGCTGCTCGCGTTCGAGCGGGCGGTCGCGAGCGACGCCGAGCTCGAGCTCGCGCTCGGGTCGAAGCTCGGCGAGACCGTCGCCAAGACGCAGATCGTCGACCGGCTCCTCGAGGGCAAGGCATCACCGCAGACCGTCGTCATCGTGCGGCACCTCGTGCAGCAGCCTCGCGGCCGCCGCATCGGCGAGCTGCTCCGCCACGGGGCATCCGTCGTCGCAGACCAGCGCGGATTCGACATCGCGACGGTCACGAGTGCCGTTCCGCTCACCGCCGCCCAGCTGGGCCGGCTCGAGCAGGGCCTCGCGGTCCAGGCGGGCCGCCGTGTCCGCTTCGACACCATCGTCGATCCCGCCGTGCTCGGCGGGATCCGCGTGCAGATCGGCGACGACGTCATCGACGGCAGCGTCGCCTCGCGCCTCAGTTCGCTGCGGCAGAAGCTTGCCGGCTGA
- a CDS encoding ATP-binding cassette domain-containing protein: MSVAIATHGLRKRFGATDVLAGLDLSVPAGSVFALLGPNGAGKTTTINILTTLVKPDAGIARVAGFDVAASPEEVKQRIALTGQSAAVDEVLTGTENLVMMGRLSGLGRQQARDRAAELLERFDLTDAARRRLGTYSGGMRRRLDLALSLVVDVPILFLDEPTTGLDTRSRQELWNVIRSLTKAGTTVFLTTQYLEEADRLADRIAVLDRGRIAAEGTADELKARIGGDVVELRGVDGELLLELPTDGSVHGLRAAIDLLDHSPAAAVEGSQVSIRRPSLDDVFLAITAGAATSAPELIESK, from the coding sequence GTGTCAGTCGCGATCGCCACCCACGGGCTCCGCAAGCGGTTCGGGGCGACCGACGTGCTCGCCGGCCTCGACCTCAGCGTGCCCGCGGGCTCGGTGTTCGCCCTGCTCGGCCCGAACGGCGCCGGCAAGACGACCACCATCAACATCCTGACGACGCTCGTGAAGCCCGATGCCGGCATCGCGCGGGTCGCGGGTTTCGACGTCGCAGCGTCGCCCGAGGAGGTGAAGCAGCGCATCGCCCTCACCGGGCAGTCCGCCGCCGTCGACGAGGTGCTCACCGGCACCGAGAACCTCGTCATGATGGGCCGGCTCTCGGGACTCGGCCGCCAGCAGGCACGGGACCGCGCCGCCGAACTGCTCGAACGATTCGATCTGACGGATGCCGCGCGCCGACGCCTCGGCACCTACTCGGGCGGCATGCGCCGACGTCTCGACCTCGCCCTCAGCCTCGTCGTCGACGTGCCGATCCTGTTCCTCGATGAGCCGACCACGGGCCTCGACACGCGCAGCCGCCAGGAGCTCTGGAACGTGATCCGCTCGCTCACCAAGGCGGGCACGACGGTCTTCCTGACGACGCAGTACCTCGAGGAGGCCGACCGGCTCGCCGACCGAATCGCCGTGCTCGACCGGGGCCGCATCGCCGCGGAGGGCACCGCCGACGAGCTGAAGGCGCGCATCGGCGGCGACGTCGTCGAGCTCCGCGGCGTCGACGGCGAGCTGCTGCTCGAACTGCCGACCGACGGCAGCGTGCACGGACTCCGCGCCGCCATCGACCTGCTCGACCACTCGCCGGCCGCAGCCGTCGAGGGGTCGCAGGTGTCCATCCGCCGTCCGAGCCTCGATGACGTGTTCCTCGCGATCACCGCGGGCGCTGCGACATCCGCCCCCGAGCTCATCGAATCGAAGTGA
- a CDS encoding MraY family glycosyltransferase, producing the protein MTLFLAIALLTALVTFGGSIIVWKLSLKYKLYPKIRERDVHTRPTPRLGGVAMFVGILIAFGAAAFVSTLGSSRFSNIAIVFQNPGQILAILGAALLIVIVGVADDIWDLDWTTKLAAQFLAAGLITWQGVSIVSLPIGGITVGSSWMFAIITVFVIVLVMNAVNFIDGLDGLVAGVALIANGVFFLYSYLLVQQTSPTNYFNLASLVAIILVGACAGFLPLNWHPAKLFMGDAGALLIGLLMATSAVAVTGQLNPTGVGLNQFVAAFIPILLPFAVLVIPLLDFGLAVMRRLRAGKSPFSADRKHLHHRLLDMGHSHLHAVLILYGWTAVASIGCLLTYVFPVYFKISSLWALLALFIGFVICAVITLAPLGRRKRLTVAAEAVAVDEIPEADVAGLDELAGVEASAAPDVNRPASAQDGSVESGDPETGAR; encoded by the coding sequence ATGACCCTCTTCCTGGCCATCGCCCTGCTGACGGCACTCGTCACCTTCGGCGGATCGATCATCGTCTGGAAGCTGAGCCTGAAGTACAAGCTCTACCCGAAGATCCGCGAGCGCGACGTGCACACGCGGCCGACGCCGCGCCTCGGCGGCGTCGCGATGTTCGTCGGCATCCTCATCGCCTTCGGCGCGGCGGCGTTCGTCTCGACCCTCGGCTCCTCGCGGTTCTCGAACATCGCGATCGTCTTCCAGAATCCGGGCCAGATCCTCGCGATCCTGGGCGCCGCGCTCCTCATCGTGATCGTCGGCGTCGCCGACGACATCTGGGACCTCGACTGGACGACGAAGCTCGCCGCCCAGTTCCTCGCCGCCGGGCTCATCACCTGGCAGGGCGTCTCGATCGTGTCGCTGCCGATCGGCGGCATCACGGTCGGCTCGTCGTGGATGTTCGCGATCATCACCGTCTTCGTCATCGTGCTCGTCATGAACGCCGTGAACTTCATCGACGGGCTCGACGGGCTCGTCGCCGGCGTCGCCCTCATCGCGAACGGCGTGTTCTTCCTCTACTCGTACCTGCTCGTGCAGCAGACGTCGCCGACGAACTACTTCAACCTCGCCTCGCTCGTGGCCATCATCCTGGTCGGCGCGTGCGCCGGGTTCCTGCCGCTCAACTGGCACCCCGCGAAGCTCTTCATGGGCGATGCGGGCGCCCTCCTCATCGGGCTCCTCATGGCCACCTCCGCGGTCGCGGTCACCGGCCAGCTGAACCCGACGGGCGTCGGCCTCAACCAGTTCGTGGCGGCGTTCATCCCGATCCTGCTGCCGTTCGCGGTGCTCGTCATCCCGCTGCTCGACTTCGGGCTCGCGGTCATGCGGCGCCTGCGGGCCGGAAAGTCGCCGTTCTCGGCCGACCGCAAGCACCTCCACCACCGACTGCTCGACATGGGGCACTCGCACCTCCACGCGGTGCTGATCCTCTACGGCTGGACCGCGGTGGCATCGATCGGATGCCTCCTCACCTACGTCTTCCCGGTCTACTTCAAGATCTCCTCCCTCTGGGCGCTCCTCGCGCTGTTCATCGGCTTCGTCATCTGCGCCGTGATCACGCTCGCCCCGCTCGGCCGCCGCAAGCGCCTCACCGTCGCCGCCGAGGCGGTGGCCGTCGATGAGATCCCCGAAGCGGATGTCGCGGGGCTCGACGAGCTCGCGGGCGTCGAGGCATCCGCTGCACCCGACGTGAACCGCCCGGCGTCCGCTCAGGACGGCTCGGTAGAATCCGGGGACCCCGAAACTGGAGCACGATGA
- a CDS encoding ABC transporter permease gives MTTLTTTTSAATAQSAGIAPAPARAKLGPFTAESTFIARSFRHSVRDIDAMLMAVLLPTMLMLMFTFIFGNAIDPSGGYVDYVVPGIILLCAGFGASSTAISVSRDMTTGIIDRFRTMPLRSGAVTTGHVVASLARNLVATGVVIAVALLVGFRPSATPLEWLAVFGLVALYILAITYLFAAIGLAASSPEAASGYGFILLFLPYLSSAFVPVETMPEWLQWIAENQPITPVIETIRGLLMGTPIGDSAWWAIGWCVGIVVVSVVWGGWLFRRRAGRR, from the coding sequence ATGACGACCCTGACGACCACGACCTCCGCCGCGACAGCCCAGAGCGCCGGCATCGCCCCCGCCCCCGCCCGAGCGAAGCTCGGCCCGTTCACGGCCGAGTCGACGTTCATCGCCCGCAGCTTCCGCCACTCGGTGCGCGACATCGACGCCATGCTCATGGCGGTGCTGCTGCCGACGATGCTCATGCTGATGTTCACCTTCATCTTCGGCAACGCGATCGACCCGTCGGGCGGCTACGTCGACTACGTCGTGCCCGGCATCATCCTGCTCTGCGCGGGATTCGGCGCCTCGTCGACGGCGATCTCGGTCTCCCGCGACATGACGACGGGCATCATCGACCGGTTCCGCACGATGCCGCTGCGGAGCGGTGCCGTCACCACCGGCCATGTCGTGGCGAGCCTCGCCAGAAACCTCGTGGCGACGGGCGTCGTCATCGCGGTGGCGCTCCTCGTCGGATTCCGGCCGAGCGCGACCCCGCTCGAATGGCTCGCCGTGTTCGGCCTCGTGGCGCTTTACATCCTCGCGATCACCTACCTGTTCGCGGCGATCGGCCTCGCGGCGTCGAGCCCCGAGGCGGCGAGCGGCTACGGCTTCATCCTGCTGTTCCTGCCCTACCTCTCGAGCGCGTTCGTGCCCGTCGAGACGATGCCCGAGTGGCTGCAGTGGATCGCCGAGAACCAGCCGATCACCCCGGTCATCGAGACGATCCGCGGCCTGCTCATGGGCACGCCGATCGGCGACTCGGCCTGGTGGGCGATCGGCTGGTGCGTCGGCATCGTCGTGGTCTCGGTCGTCTGGGGCGGGTGGCTCTTCCGCCGCAGGGCCGGTCGGCGCTGA
- the atpB gene encoding F0F1 ATP synthase subunit A — protein sequence MSTDDGGFHGPSIDEFFPGPLLFEDTPFEINRIILVRYVAVIALLLVFWLGTRRMSVVPGRFQSLVEMGLDMVRVNIADDLLGKKDGKRFLPILTTMFFMILFMNLTGVIPFLNIAGTSVIGVPLVLAIVAYITFIYAGVKKSPKNFFKNSLFPSGVPWPVYIIVTPIEFISTFIIRPITLTLRLMMNMIVGHLLLVLFFAATQFFVVQMSGWWTLLGVGTLAFGLAFTLFEVLVAVLQAYVFALLTAVYIQLAVAEEH from the coding sequence ATGTCAACCGACGATGGTGGCTTCCACGGGCCGTCGATCGACGAATTCTTCCCTGGGCCGCTGCTCTTCGAAGACACCCCCTTCGAGATCAACCGCATCATCCTCGTCCGCTACGTCGCGGTCATCGCGCTGCTGCTCGTGTTTTGGCTGGGCACCCGTCGCATGAGCGTCGTGCCCGGGCGCTTCCAGAGCCTCGTCGAGATGGGTCTCGACATGGTGCGCGTCAACATCGCCGACGACCTGCTCGGCAAGAAGGACGGCAAGCGGTTCCTGCCGATCCTGACGACCATGTTCTTCATGATCCTGTTCATGAACCTGACAGGCGTCATCCCGTTCCTGAACATCGCCGGCACCTCCGTCATCGGCGTGCCGCTCGTGCTCGCGATCGTCGCGTACATCACGTTCATCTACGCGGGTGTCAAGAAGAGCCCCAAGAACTTCTTCAAGAACTCGCTCTTCCCCTCGGGTGTGCCGTGGCCGGTGTACATCATCGTCACGCCGATCGAGTTCATCTCGACGTTCATCATCCGCCCGATCACCCTCACGCTCCGACTCATGATGAACATGATCGTCGGCCACCTCCTGCTGGTGCTCTTCTTCGCGGCGACGCAGTTCTTCGTCGTGCAGATGAGCGGCTGGTGGACCCTGCTCGGCGTCGGAACGCTGGCCTTCGGCCTCGCGTTCACACTGTTCGAGGTCCTCGTCGCCGTCCTGCAGGCGTACGTCTTCGCACTTCTCACCGCGGTCTACATCCAGCTCGCGGTCGCAGAAGAGCACTGA
- a CDS encoding F0F1 ATP synthase subunit B encodes MLQAVLSAATEGGETHSPVIPEWYDIIWSSVCFVIILIFFWKYVLPRVQKLLDERGEAIEGNIAKADEAQRKAEAALEEYTAQLADARTEAGRIRETARDDGKKIVAEAKDAATVEAARVTASAQAQIEAERQTALVTLRSEVGTLAIDLASGVIGESLSDDAKATAVVDRFLAELEASEATAGGKK; translated from the coding sequence GTGCTTCAAGCAGTACTGAGCGCTGCAACCGAGGGTGGCGAGACCCACAGCCCGGTGATTCCGGAGTGGTACGACATCATCTGGTCGTCGGTCTGCTTCGTCATCATCCTCATCTTCTTCTGGAAGTACGTGCTTCCGCGCGTGCAGAAGCTGCTCGATGAGCGGGGCGAGGCGATCGAGGGCAACATCGCGAAGGCCGACGAGGCGCAGCGCAAGGCCGAGGCGGCACTCGAGGAGTACACCGCCCAGCTCGCCGACGCGCGCACCGAAGCCGGTCGCATCCGCGAGACGGCTCGCGACGACGGCAAGAAGATCGTCGCCGAGGCGAAGGACGCCGCCACCGTCGAGGCTGCTCGCGTGACCGCGAGCGCACAGGCGCAGATCGAGGCGGAGCGCCAGACGGCACTCGTCACGCTCCGCTCCGAGGTGGGCACGCTGGCCATCGACCTCGCTTCCGGGGTCATCGGCGAGTCGCTCTCCGACGACGCGAAGGCGACCGCGGTCGTCGACCGCTTCCTCGCCGAACTGGAGGCCTCCGAGGCCACCGCCGGAGGGAAGAAGTAG
- the cysK gene encoding cysteine synthase A → MAQIYENITEVVGRTPLVRLNRLTEGAGATVLAKLEFYNPAASVKDRIGVAIIDAAEKSGELTPGGTIVEGTSGNTGIALALVGAARGYRVILTMPETMSVERRVLLRAYGAEIVLTPGSEGMKGAVAKANEIVEATPGAILARQFENEANPAIHYATTGPEIWADTDGGVDILVSGIGTGGTITGAGRYLKEQKPALTVVAVEPADSPILTQGTPGPHKIQGLGANFVPDVLDREIYDEVIDVATSDAIATARALATDEAILGGISSGAAVWAALGVAKRPENDGKTIVVIVPDFGERYVSTVLYEDLRD, encoded by the coding sequence ATGGCGCAGATCTACGAGAACATCACCGAGGTCGTCGGTCGCACTCCGCTCGTGCGCCTCAACCGGCTGACCGAGGGCGCCGGTGCGACGGTGCTCGCCAAGCTCGAGTTCTACAACCCCGCCGCGAGCGTCAAGGACCGCATCGGCGTCGCCATCATCGACGCGGCCGAGAAGTCGGGCGAACTGACCCCGGGCGGCACCATCGTCGAGGGCACGAGCGGCAACACCGGCATCGCGCTCGCCCTCGTCGGCGCTGCACGCGGCTACCGCGTGATCCTCACCATGCCCGAGACGATGAGCGTCGAGCGTCGCGTGCTGCTGCGCGCCTACGGCGCCGAGATCGTGCTCACCCCGGGCTCCGAGGGAATGAAGGGCGCGGTCGCGAAGGCCAACGAGATCGTGGAGGCCACGCCCGGCGCGATCCTCGCCCGCCAGTTCGAGAACGAGGCGAACCCGGCGATCCACTACGCGACCACCGGCCCCGAGATCTGGGCCGACACCGACGGCGGCGTCGACATCCTCGTCTCCGGCATCGGCACGGGCGGCACCATCACGGGCGCCGGCCGCTACCTCAAGGAGCAGAAGCCGGCGCTCACGGTCGTCGCCGTCGAGCCGGCCGACTCCCCCATCCTCACGCAGGGCACCCCCGGTCCCCACAAGATCCAGGGCCTCGGCGCCAACTTCGTGCCGGACGTGCTCGACCGCGAGATCTACGACGAGGTGATCGACGTCGCCACGAGCGACGCCATCGCGACCGCACGCGCCCTGGCGACCGACGAGGCCATCCTCGGCGGCATCTCCTCGGGCGCAGCCGTCTGGGCCGCCCTCGGGGTCGCGAAGCGCCCCGAGAACGACGGCAAGACCATCGTCGTCATCGTGCCCGACTTCGGTGAGCGGTACGTCTCGACCGTGCTCTACGAAGACCTGCGCGACTGA
- a CDS encoding TetR/AcrR family transcriptional regulator, producing MSPERVSPERRDPELPRGVALAWGVAANPQRGPKRELSIERIVDAAIEIADAEGIGAVSMSRVAASLGFTTMSLYRYVTSKDDLILLMQEGAATPPVPDETVERGWRAGVTAWVLAMRAAYREHPWLVDIPISGAPITPNSLLIVDWFLREVRALPLSDGEKMSTLLLLTSYARATGAQERDIGAAAAAAADPADVTGANYFEALAELVTPERFPYLSPLLAAGGYVAEPGAEPHPDDADDDFSFGLERILDGIEYHVGRVESGDSAGDIAAEPLPPALELPRDKQVREAAKARREAEKALREAQKREREAIKHALEREKHALEREKLAREKAERAKKE from the coding sequence GTGAGCCCTGAGCGTGTGAGCCCCGAGCGACGCGATCCCGAACTCCCCCGAGGTGTGGCCCTCGCCTGGGGCGTCGCGGCGAACCCGCAACGCGGGCCCAAGCGGGAGCTCTCGATCGAGCGCATCGTCGACGCCGCCATCGAGATCGCCGACGCCGAGGGGATCGGGGCGGTGTCGATGAGCCGGGTCGCCGCGTCGCTCGGCTTCACGACGATGTCGCTCTACCGGTACGTGACCAGCAAAGACGACCTGATCCTGCTCATGCAGGAGGGTGCGGCCACGCCGCCCGTGCCCGACGAGACGGTCGAACGCGGCTGGCGCGCCGGCGTCACGGCGTGGGTGCTCGCGATGCGCGCCGCCTACCGCGAGCACCCCTGGCTCGTCGACATCCCGATCTCGGGTGCGCCGATCACGCCCAACAGCCTGCTCATCGTCGACTGGTTCCTGCGAGAGGTGCGCGCACTCCCCCTCAGCGACGGCGAGAAGATGTCGACCCTGCTGCTGCTCACGAGCTACGCGCGCGCCACCGGCGCACAGGAACGCGACATCGGTGCCGCAGCAGCAGCAGCGGCAGACCCGGCGGATGTCACGGGGGCGAACTACTTCGAGGCGCTCGCCGAGCTCGTGACCCCCGAACGGTTCCCGTACCTGAGCCCGTTGCTCGCCGCCGGCGGATACGTGGCGGAGCCCGGCGCGGAGCCCCATCCCGACGACGCCGACGACGACTTCTCGTTCGGCCTCGAACGCATCCTCGACGGCATCGAGTACCACGTGGGCCGGGTCGAGTCGGGCGACAGCGCCGGCGACATCGCGGCGGAGCCCCTGCCTCCGGCACTCGAGCTGCCCCGCGACAAGCAGGTGCGCGAGGCGGCGAAGGCCCGACGCGAAGCCGAGAAGGCGCTGCGCGAGGCGCAGAAGCGCGAACGCGAGGCGATCAAGCACGCCCTCGAACGAGAGAAGCACGCGCTCGAGCGGGAGAAGCTCGCTCGGGAGAAGGCGGAGCGGGCGAAGAAGGAGTAG
- a CDS encoding L-threonylcarbamoyladenylate synthase → MTAIYDCSVDSELLTGMRLARSAIGRGELVVIPTDTVYGIAADAFAPNAVSRLLDAKGRDRTSPPPVLIPGVPTLDALASEVPPAVRELVGEFWPGGLTVILHAQPSLQWDLGETRGTVALRMPANPIALELLAETGPLAVSSANLSGEPSATTATDASDMLGDSVSVYLDGGPAGGSYEAIGEREGDTSSTIVDATGLAREGGRLRIVRAGVISRERIAAVVGEDLLEPERAAEGEPAPETAPEPEPAPEPATSADDGDAAAS, encoded by the coding sequence ATGACTGCCATCTACGACTGTTCGGTCGACTCAGAGCTCCTCACCGGCATGCGCCTCGCTCGAAGCGCCATCGGGCGCGGCGAGCTGGTCGTCATCCCCACCGACACCGTCTACGGGATCGCCGCCGACGCGTTCGCCCCGAATGCCGTCTCCCGGCTGCTCGATGCGAAGGGGCGCGACCGCACGTCGCCGCCCCCCGTGCTCATCCCGGGCGTCCCGACCCTCGACGCCCTCGCGAGCGAGGTGCCGCCCGCCGTGCGCGAGCTCGTCGGCGAGTTCTGGCCCGGGGGGCTGACCGTGATCCTCCACGCGCAGCCGTCGCTGCAGTGGGATCTCGGGGAGACGCGCGGCACGGTCGCGCTGCGAATGCCGGCGAACCCCATCGCCCTCGAACTCCTCGCCGAGACGGGCCCGCTCGCGGTGTCGTCGGCGAACCTCTCGGGCGAGCCCTCCGCCACCACGGCGACGGATGCCTCCGACATGCTCGGCGACTCGGTGAGCGTCTACCTCGACGGCGGCCCGGCCGGCGGGTCGTACGAGGCCATCGGCGAGCGCGAGGGCGACACCTCCTCGACCATCGTCGACGCGACGGGCCTCGCCCGCGAAGGCGGGCGGCTCCGCATCGTGCGCGCCGGAGTGATCTCGCGCGAGCGCATCGCGGCCGTCGTGGGGGAGGACCTCCTCGAGCCCGAGCGCGCGGCCGAGGGTGAGCCCGCGCCCGAGACCGCGCCTGAGCCCGAGCCCGCGCCTGAGCCCGCGACCTCCGCCGACGACGGGGACGCTGCCGCCTCATGA
- the prmC gene encoding peptide chain release factor N(5)-glutamine methyltransferase has translation MDTTTPDARARSLREIRDETVSTLASAGVPDPEVDADLLIGHVLGLSRGAVQARIVVGAEVGEADAAALASLVARRALREPLQHITGRAAFRNLDLQVGPGVFVPRPETEQVAQLAIDALASAAEPEPIGVDLGTGSGAIALALATEVPHARVWAVEKSPEAFVWTRRNVAEVAAPNLELVFGDLADALPELDGRVAVVVSNPPYVPLRDMPRDPEVRLHDPELALYGGADGLDVVRVLSRRALALLRPGGALVIEHGEEQSAAIAEILAADGWRAIAHHRDLTTRDRATSAVR, from the coding sequence GTGGATACGACGACCCCCGACGCCCGAGCGCGATCCCTGCGCGAGATCAGAGACGAGACGGTGTCGACGCTCGCCTCCGCCGGCGTCCCCGATCCCGAGGTCGATGCCGACCTCCTGATCGGACACGTGCTCGGCCTCTCGCGCGGCGCCGTGCAGGCGCGCATTGTGGTCGGCGCCGAGGTCGGCGAAGCGGATGCCGCGGCACTCGCCTCGCTCGTCGCGCGTCGTGCCCTGCGCGAGCCGCTGCAGCACATCACGGGCCGTGCGGCGTTCCGCAACCTCGACCTCCAGGTCGGCCCCGGCGTCTTCGTGCCGCGACCCGAGACCGAACAGGTCGCCCAGCTCGCGATCGACGCGCTCGCCTCCGCGGCGGAGCCCGAGCCGATCGGCGTCGACCTCGGCACGGGCAGCGGCGCCATCGCGCTCGCGCTCGCGACCGAGGTGCCGCACGCGAGGGTGTGGGCGGTCGAGAAGTCGCCCGAGGCGTTCGTGTGGACGCGGCGCAACGTCGCCGAGGTGGCCGCCCCGAATCTCGAGCTGGTCTTCGGCGACCTCGCCGATGCCCTGCCCGAACTCGACGGCCGGGTGGCGGTCGTGGTCTCGAACCCGCCGTACGTGCCGCTCCGCGACATGCCGCGCGACCCCGAGGTGCGCCTCCACGACCCCGAGCTGGCGCTCTACGGCGGCGCCGACGGCCTCGATGTGGTTCGAGTGCTCTCCCGACGCGCGCTCGCGCTGCTGCGTCCGGGCGGCGCGCTCGTGATCGAGCACGGCGAGGAGCAGTCGGCGGCGATCGCCGAGATCCTCGCGGCCGACGGCTGGCGGGCGATCGCGCACCATCGCGACCTCACGACCCGCGATCGGGCCACCTCGGCCGTGCGCTGA
- the atpE gene encoding ATP synthase F0 subunit C, with product MDATTVLAEINGNIATVGYGLAAIGPAIGVGIVVGKTIEGVARQPELAGRLQVLMWIGIAFTEALAFIGIATYFIFV from the coding sequence GTGGACGCAACCACCGTTCTCGCTGAGATCAACGGCAACATCGCGACGGTCGGCTACGGCCTCGCCGCCATCGGCCCGGCCATCGGCGTCGGCATCGTCGTCGGCAAGACGATCGAGGGCGTCGCCCGCCAGCCCGAGCTGGCCGGCCGCCTCCAGGTCCTGATGTGGATCGGTATCGCCTTCACCGAGGCGCTCGCCTTCATCGGCATCGCCACCTACTTCATCTTCGTCTGA